From Marivirga harenae, one genomic window encodes:
- a CDS encoding PKD domain-containing protein codes for MGVIFVSTSNVLKAQFTCADASFGAGNGQQIRVEGAAGLGTFCAPVTVDWYISFDASIPVGADVDVIVDWGDGTDNTYNTNNFGTTWELSDGNGATFTVGSQTYAGTTVARKIYPTNENVCFYDITARLVIDGNVCAASTIINKVNYWDTDEDIPGNVNIDPILIQVCAGDQVTVNFDDNTTFNCVNPADTDNPNEDLRNVRWTYNTTDGAAPFGRINDVLLSNGVTLDGSNIGDQDYIPPQADVPGSDVNTIEEYPAIVGPGDAVSTTLDLTVPATATVGQVFEIKLENWGPCNPLGGPIPVIERYAIIEIVEPPQGLDFTISTDGPGLNQKITFCPGEDIRLRGSSTNQTPDFVYSWEIFDGPNATDPLIFDRTNDQFTWLSDEVGDLQNAFSSSGDKLIRMYIQNSDTDLTGNCTVFEDKLIEIIETPTPTIGTDDLSGGGTDISINAINLCEVELPIDFTFTDETPDRNASTESRWTVFDNNDMIIFGGGAYGAQTAAADNPVGLMPFTFPTPGHFKVVLEIRDGTTSCEASDTVNIFIYDTPEADFETDDVCAGDDDPSNRTQFFNISDANNGINPQVNGDEVVRWVWDFSYDVVAGFNNERDVNNNNPFQRFLDGTDGAEPTESQPGFYDVALVVETTNGCTDTVEYVVEVKHNPLSDLEASYTNDYEANLAGDPYSGDPICPGTLLTFINTTDESLNDPSVAPVDYELQIDSLGTTIFREIGAPGDVNESVSPNIFFNNTGSNEIYTIELVANGDNGCSIISAPITVTVLPGSASGFEVFDEPTFTNAYDPIIEYCSPYEFYFQIDNPTDNLLDPGDSLVWEVFDGSTLLGGDTLEFGEANYDQFSFEFNNDFPSIAAINYTVVLQPFVDGVCVNNSQRTIRVLPRPSSDFTPTNTVVTCDSVTYYFEAVQPGLLTYDWQVQPTTDTLSTQNDGVDFWVSYNRPDVGDPNVNVEVRLQTTNPFNCVGDLSDPFNDTILPKDDINVILDTVGNELCTPAPYGFVNNTTDPVPAGTEWQLIIKNLDINDSTIINGSTLAGNEEFRESDPADIFEYTFSESANYEIRLNALLPSTCDVASDPPISLSINESPTVDFDTNIDEGCAPFSFSIINETSSVPSGSDFDLSYEVRRPNGTLVAGYSGTVIKGPSNPAGLNSLTLSNLTVPAGSPYIDYEVILIAETVAGCTAESSQTIRVFQEPDIDFDVISTNPACEEDYNFDFEVVTNNINVADYELLWSWGDGQTLVTEEDTIVNHTFSNRASFFGSDTYTVTLSIETEYGCIASVSKPVNLNPRVQAGFFKDKEQGCSPLPVNFTSSSIQAGISGNHQYEKRVAGTSTWVPFTNSPSNNGAVSEVFSNTSDSVQIFEIRYNVFSDISNGTICYDTAAIDSLTVFPEFNSPTITGPDEICAFAQQIAFKVNPSDDANYQWSLPPGAFIINSTPTGDSINVNFSTFSGNVQVIEIDSNGCFGNPSLHPVSILTGPSGSLSLNGSNVICPGDSTSLIFNLSGPGTQNFDVVYNNGVSNDTLFNVANGHIEYVSPTNSTNYFLLSVEDRQYPNCNPSSISGSAFVSVNVKPTATLSGSTTICEGNNANLFFNLTGIGPWEVVYTDGNSNFTFNSNNPVTLEPVSPTDSTTYSLVSITDGNTPVCSGDVSGSATIEVNSKPTASISGSQNNVCVNTPTDLEINLTGTPPWNVRYTDGNNIFTLANVTPEAGFDSNTDTHTETVTISAAPGTKNYTLVDVIDSNTPNCSGDVSGSATITAFDRPQVEISGNSTICFGDNSPLTFNFTGDGPFDVVITANQDTVEYNNLQDGESISQTPEASTVYRVIELTDNRGCFGTSLGGPVSINVNNLPTSEISGDDVTCYGEETELIFDQTGAGPWTITYSNGSQNFTFTTSFNRHFEPVSPTVTTTYTLVSVVDSNSPDNCSGTVSGSVLKEVFPELEASFEATPENMILPESTVNITNNTTNKNEWEYEWDFGDGTISNEVDPAPHDYGIYGEFVIKMTATNGQCTDTYQSIVTIGAIPPIVDFDANPREGCLPLVVEFENLTQFADPSTYQWEFGDGQRVSAVENPTHVYRNPGIYTVTLSASNITGQRTQMIKEEFIEVFATPQASFTIPDEYRSVFTGEEVRFVNLSQGADEYIWKFGDGNESFEFEPIHAYPDSGLYDITLIAINSETGCTDSISLKSQVQVILGGESDVPNAFTPSRAGLGSASTNPLQNDFFLPRVEGVSQFNMKIYNRWGELLFESTSKDEGWDGYYNGVLMPQGVYVYRLELVYENGRRETKVGDITLIR; via the coding sequence ATGGGTGTAATTTTTGTAAGTACTTCCAATGTGCTTAAAGCCCAATTTACTTGCGCAGATGCGTCATTTGGAGCAGGGAATGGACAACAAATACGAGTAGAAGGCGCTGCCGGACTAGGGACATTTTGTGCACCAGTAACTGTTGACTGGTATATTTCTTTTGATGCTTCTATACCAGTAGGAGCTGATGTGGATGTTATTGTTGACTGGGGCGATGGCACTGATAATACATACAATACAAATAATTTTGGAACAACTTGGGAATTAAGTGATGGTAATGGTGCTACATTTACTGTCGGATCCCAAACTTATGCAGGTACTACAGTTGCGCGAAAAATTTATCCCACAAACGAAAATGTTTGTTTTTACGACATAACAGCGAGATTAGTGATTGATGGCAACGTTTGTGCTGCATCAACTATTATCAATAAGGTTAATTACTGGGATACAGACGAAGATATTCCTGGGAATGTAAATATTGATCCTATATTAATACAGGTATGTGCAGGAGATCAAGTAACAGTAAATTTTGATGATAACACTACTTTTAACTGTGTTAACCCAGCCGATACTGACAATCCAAATGAAGATTTAAGAAATGTTAGGTGGACATACAATACAACCGATGGTGCAGCACCATTTGGTCGAATTAATGATGTACTTCTTAGCAATGGAGTAACTCTAGATGGTTCTAATATAGGAGACCAAGACTATATTCCCCCTCAGGCAGATGTCCCTGGAAGTGATGTTAATACGATCGAAGAGTATCCTGCTATAGTAGGTCCAGGCGATGCTGTTTCCACTACACTTGACCTGACAGTACCTGCCACTGCAACTGTAGGACAAGTATTTGAAATAAAACTTGAAAACTGGGGCCCATGTAATCCGCTGGGTGGTCCAATACCTGTAATAGAAAGATATGCGATAATCGAAATTGTTGAACCTCCACAAGGACTGGACTTTACAATATCAACTGATGGACCTGGACTTAATCAAAAAATAACTTTTTGCCCCGGTGAAGATATTAGATTAAGAGGTTCTTCAACTAACCAAACACCAGATTTTGTATATAGCTGGGAGATATTTGATGGGCCAAATGCTACTGACCCCCTCATTTTTGATAGAACTAACGATCAATTCACATGGTTAAGTGATGAAGTAGGTGATTTACAAAATGCTTTTTCATCCTCCGGTGATAAATTGATTAGAATGTATATCCAAAATTCAGATACAGATTTAACAGGCAATTGTACTGTTTTTGAGGATAAACTGATTGAAATAATTGAAACTCCTACTCCAACAATTGGTACGGACGACTTAAGTGGTGGCGGTACTGATATATCCATTAATGCAATTAATTTATGTGAAGTTGAACTCCCTATTGATTTTACATTTACAGATGAAACTCCAGATAGAAATGCTTCAACCGAATCTAGATGGACAGTTTTTGATAATAATGACATGATAATATTTGGAGGGGGTGCCTATGGTGCTCAAACAGCTGCAGCAGATAATCCAGTTGGATTAATGCCATTTACATTTCCTACACCTGGCCATTTTAAAGTCGTTTTAGAAATTAGGGATGGAACAACAAGTTGTGAAGCTTCTGACACTGTAAATATCTTCATTTACGACACCCCTGAAGCAGATTTCGAAACTGATGATGTATGTGCCGGTGATGATGACCCAAGTAATAGAACTCAATTTTTCAATATTTCAGACGCTAATAACGGTATAAATCCTCAAGTGAATGGAGATGAAGTTGTCAGATGGGTGTGGGATTTTAGTTACGATGTGGTAGCAGGTTTTAATAATGAAAGAGACGTTAATAATAATAATCCTTTTCAAAGATTTTTAGATGGTACAGATGGAGCTGAACCTACTGAATCGCAACCAGGATTTTATGACGTGGCTTTAGTAGTAGAAACCACCAATGGTTGTACTGATACTGTAGAATACGTAGTTGAAGTAAAACACAATCCACTTTCTGATCTTGAGGCTTCTTATACCAATGATTATGAAGCAAATTTAGCGGGTGATCCTTATTCAGGCGATCCCATTTGCCCTGGAACTCTTTTAACGTTCATTAATACGACAGATGAATCTCTAAATGACCCTTCCGTTGCCCCTGTCGATTATGAGTTGCAAATAGATAGTTTAGGCACTACAATATTTCGTGAAATAGGAGCCCCAGGTGATGTAAATGAATCCGTTTCACCAAATATTTTCTTTAATAATACAGGATCAAATGAAATTTACACAATCGAATTGGTGGCCAATGGTGATAATGGGTGTAGTATCATAAGTGCCCCTATAACGGTTACTGTTCTTCCTGGTAGTGCATCTGGATTTGAGGTATTTGACGAACCTACATTTACAAACGCATACGATCCAATTATTGAGTATTGTTCTCCCTATGAATTTTACTTTCAAATTGATAATCCAACTGATAATTTATTAGATCCCGGAGACTCTTTGGTATGGGAAGTTTTTGATGGTTCTACTCTATTAGGAGGTGACACGCTGGAATTTGGTGAAGCAAACTACGATCAATTCTCATTTGAATTTAATAATGATTTCCCAAGTATTGCTGCCATCAATTATACTGTAGTTCTTCAACCATTCGTGGATGGTGTGTGTGTTAATAATTCCCAAAGAACAATACGAGTACTTCCAAGACCTAGTTCAGATTTCACACCCACCAACACCGTTGTAACCTGCGATTCCGTAACTTATTATTTTGAAGCTGTACAGCCTGGATTATTAACGTACGATTGGCAGGTGCAACCAACAACTGATACTCTTTCTACACAAAATGATGGAGTTGATTTCTGGGTAAGTTACAATAGACCTGATGTGGGAGATCCCAACGTAAATGTTGAGGTTAGATTGCAGACTACAAACCCATTTAATTGCGTTGGCGATTTGTCTGATCCCTTTAATGATACAATTCTCCCAAAAGATGATATTAATGTAATTCTTGATACCGTTGGAAATGAACTCTGCACGCCTGCACCCTATGGTTTTGTAAATAATACCACTGATCCCGTTCCTGCCGGCACCGAATGGCAATTGATTATTAAAAATCTAGACATCAATGATTCAACGATCATTAATGGGAGTACTTTAGCTGGAAATGAGGAATTTCGGGAATCTGATCCTGCAGATATTTTCGAATATACTTTTTCAGAATCAGCAAATTACGAGATTAGATTAAATGCCCTTTTACCAAGTACTTGTGATGTAGCTTCTGACCCTCCTATTTCACTTAGCATAAATGAAAGCCCAACTGTTGATTTCGATACCAATATAGATGAAGGTTGTGCACCCTTTTCCTTTAGCATTATAAACGAAACAAGTAGTGTCCCATCTGGCAGTGATTTTGATTTATCTTATGAAGTAAGACGACCAAATGGCACTTTGGTAGCTGGTTACTCTGGAACAGTTATTAAAGGGCCAAGTAACCCTGCGGGACTCAACAGTTTAACTTTGTCTAATTTGACCGTTCCTGCTGGATCTCCCTATATCGACTATGAGGTGATTTTAATTGCTGAAACAGTGGCTGGATGTACTGCTGAATCAAGTCAAACGATCAGAGTCTTTCAAGAACCAGATATAGATTTTGATGTTATTTCTACAAATCCAGCATGCGAGGAAGATTATAACTTTGATTTTGAAGTAGTTACCAATAATATTAATGTTGCTGATTATGAACTGTTATGGAGTTGGGGCGATGGACAAACACTTGTAACTGAAGAGGACACTATTGTCAATCATACATTTAGTAATCGAGCAAGCTTCTTTGGATCAGATACCTATACGGTCACCTTATCAATTGAAACTGAATACGGTTGTATTGCTAGTGTCAGTAAGCCAGTTAATTTAAATCCTAGGGTGCAGGCGGGTTTTTTCAAGGACAAAGAACAGGGTTGCTCTCCCCTTCCGGTCAATTTCACTAGCTCCTCCATTCAAGCAGGCATCAGTGGCAATCACCAATATGAAAAAAGAGTGGCGGGGACCAGCACTTGGGTACCTTTTACCAATAGTCCATCCAATAACGGTGCGGTTTCAGAAGTCTTTTCAAATACTAGTGACAGTGTACAAATTTTTGAAATTCGCTATAATGTTTTCTCCGATATTTCTAATGGGACTATTTGTTATGATACTGCCGCAATTGATTCTTTAACTGTCTTTCCTGAATTTAATAGTCCAACAATCACTGGACCAGATGAAATTTGTGCTTTTGCGCAACAAATTGCCTTTAAAGTTAATCCATCTGATGATGCAAATTATCAATGGTCCCTGCCACCAGGTGCATTTATTATTAACTCTACTCCTACTGGTGACTCCATAAATGTTAATTTCAGTACTTTCTCAGGTAATGTACAAGTTATTGAAATAGACAGTAACGGTTGTTTTGGAAACCCCTCACTCCATCCTGTAAGCATTTTGACAGGTCCTAGTGGCAGCTTAAGTTTAAATGGCTCAAATGTAATCTGTCCGGGAGATTCTACAAGCTTGATTTTTAATTTAAGTGGTCCAGGCACTCAAAATTTTGATGTGGTTTATAACAATGGAGTGAGCAATGACACTTTATTTAACGTTGCCAACGGCCATATTGAGTACGTGAGCCCGACCAATTCAACAAATTATTTTCTATTAAGCGTTGAAGATAGGCAATATCCTAATTGCAACCCTTCCAGTATATCTGGTTCAGCTTTTGTATCAGTGAATGTAAAGCCAACTGCGACCTTATCAGGTTCCACAACCATTTGCGAGGGCAATAATGCGAATCTATTCTTTAATTTAACAGGAATTGGGCCATGGGAAGTGGTGTACACTGATGGCAACTCAAACTTCACCTTCAACAGTAATAATCCGGTTACTTTAGAACCCGTCAGCCCAACTGATTCTACTACTTATAGCTTGGTGAGCATTACAGATGGAAACACTCCTGTTTGTTCTGGAGATGTTTCGGGCAGCGCTACTATTGAAGTGAATTCGAAACCAACCGCATCAATCTCGGGAAGTCAGAATAATGTTTGTGTGAATACACCTACGGATTTAGAAATTAATTTAACAGGAACACCTCCTTGGAATGTCCGATATACGGATGGTAACAATATTTTTACTTTAGCCAATGTCACACCAGAAGCAGGTTTCGACAGCAATACGGATACTCACACGGAAACTGTTACCATTAGTGCAGCACCTGGTACGAAAAATTACACTTTAGTTGATGTGATCGACTCCAACACTCCTAATTGCTCTGGTGATGTGAGTGGATCTGCCACTATCACCGCTTTTGACAGACCTCAAGTAGAAATTTCGGGTAATAGTACTATATGCTTTGGAGATAACAGCCCTTTAACCTTTAATTTCACCGGCGATGGACCATTTGATGTAGTCATAACGGCTAATCAAGATACCGTAGAATACAACAACCTCCAAGATGGCGAATCTATTAGCCAAACTCCCGAAGCATCAACAGTTTATAGAGTAATAGAATTAACGGACAATAGAGGATGTTTTGGCACTAGTTTAGGTGGTCCTGTAAGTATAAATGTAAATAACTTACCTACCTCAGAAATTTCTGGTGACGATGTGACTTGTTATGGTGAGGAAACAGAATTAATTTTTGACCAAACAGGAGCTGGTCCTTGGACTATTACCTATTCCAATGGTAGCCAAAACTTCACATTTACTACTTCATTTAACAGACATTTTGAACCTGTTTCTCCTACTGTTACGACCACATATACACTGGTTTCTGTAGTGGACAGTAACTCGCCTGATAACTGCAGTGGTACTGTGAGCGGTAGCGTGTTAAAAGAAGTCTTTCCAGAGCTGGAAGCAAGTTTTGAAGCCACACCTGAGAATATGATACTACCAGAGAGCACGGTTAATATCACCAACAATACCACTAATAAAAATGAGTGGGAATATGAATGGGATTTTGGAGACGGTACTATTTCCAATGAAGTTGACCCTGCACCACACGATTATGGAATATATGGGGAATTTGTAATAAAAATGACAGCAACGAATGGACAATGTACAGATACTTATCAAAGTATAGTGACTATTGGTGCAATTCCACCCATAGTAGATTTTGATGCAAACCCAAGGGAAGGTTGCTTACCATTAGTTGTAGAATTTGAGAACTTAACCCAATTTGCAGATCCTTCCACCTATCAGTGGGAATTTGGAGATGGACAACGGGTTTCTGCCGTAGAGAATCCAACACATGTCTATCGTAATCCGGGAATTTATACCGTAACCTTATCTGCTTCAAACATCACAGGCCAACGGACGCAAATGATTAAAGAGGAATTCATAGAAGTTTTTGCGACACCTCAAGCGTCATTTACAATTCCAGATGAATATCGTTCCGTGTTTACTGGGGAGGAAGTACGATTTGTGAACTTAAGCCAAGGGGCGGATGAATATATTTGGAAATTTGGAGATGGTAATGAATCATTTGAGTTTGAACCAATTCACGCTTACCCAGATAGTGGCCTTTATGATATAACTTTGATCGCTATTAATTCTGAAACTGGTTGCACTGATTCTATCAGTTTAAAGTCTCAAGTACAAGTAATATTGGGCGGTGAATCAGATGTTCCCAATGCATTTACACCAAGTAGAGCGGGGCTAGGCTCAGCCAGTACAAATCCATTACAAAATGACTTCTTTCTTCCTAGGGTTGAGGGGGTATCGCAGTTTAATATGAAAATCTATAACAGATGGGGAGAATTGTTATTTGAATCTACTAGTAAAGATGAAGGATGGGATGGTTATTATAATGGCGTTTTAATGCCACAAGGAGTGTATGTTTACCGATTAGAGCTGGTCTATGAAAATGGACGAAGGGAAACGAAAGTTGGGGATATCACGCTCATTAGGTAA
- a CDS encoding PorP/SprF family type IX secretion system membrane protein, giving the protein MNINQIKSLNKPLIVCAISVLSLLGFESKSQDFQFSQYHESPLYLNPAFTGLGKMHRFTLNSRIQWPSLPRAYVTNALAYDYNLDYLSSGFGLMFTRDVAGSGNLGNTNASFLYSYRVAIGKKLVLSTGLQFAYNFTGLNQNGLTLGDQLLDNRGVSFDNELANIQNIQFFDFSGGMLLYSQMLWGGFALHHLTQPEMSLIGDSNPLNMKISIHGGVRIPLYRGPKKLDHISSIAPSFVYKRQGINDQLDVGFNWHYDPISAGLWYRGVPFKRTDPNEGLYDRDALVFKFGLIFPDFQAGYSYDFTISEFGGASGGAHEISIIFDFEARLKKKRKKEFIPCPTF; this is encoded by the coding sequence ATGAATATAAATCAAATAAAAAGTTTAAATAAACCACTTATTGTCTGTGCAATATCCGTATTGTCGCTGCTAGGATTCGAAAGCAAATCTCAGGACTTTCAATTTTCACAGTACCATGAGTCACCGTTGTACCTTAACCCGGCATTTACAGGCTTAGGTAAAATGCACCGCTTCACGCTCAATTCCAGAATACAGTGGCCAAGTCTGCCACGTGCTTATGTGACTAATGCATTAGCTTATGATTACAACCTAGATTACCTTAGTAGTGGATTTGGACTCATGTTCACCCGCGATGTTGCCGGATCTGGAAATTTAGGCAATACCAATGCTAGCTTTTTATATTCTTACCGTGTAGCCATTGGAAAGAAATTAGTTTTAAGTACTGGTTTGCAGTTCGCCTATAATTTTACGGGCTTGAATCAAAATGGCCTTACGTTGGGAGATCAGCTATTAGATAATAGAGGAGTATCTTTTGATAATGAATTGGCCAATATCCAAAACATTCAATTCTTTGACTTCTCTGGTGGAATGCTACTATACAGCCAAATGTTGTGGGGAGGTTTTGCATTACACCATTTAACACAACCCGAAATGTCCTTAATAGGTGATTCAAATCCACTGAATATGAAAATAAGTATCCATGGTGGGGTTAGAATTCCATTGTATCGAGGACCTAAAAAATTAGATCATATTTCAAGCATAGCTCCCTCTTTTGTTTATAAAAGGCAAGGAATTAACGATCAACTGGATGTTGGTTTTAACTGGCATTACGATCCAATATCAGCTGGTCTTTGGTACAGAGGGGTTCCTTTTAAAAGAACTGACCCAAATGAAGGCTTGTATGATAGAGATGCACTTGTTTTTAAGTTTGGTTTAATATTCCCAGATTTTCAGGCAGGCTACAGCTATGATTTTACAATTTCCGAATTTGGCGGGGCATCAGGTGGTGCACATGAAATTTCGATAATTTTTGACTTTGAAGCTAGATTGAAGAAGAAAAGAAAGAAGGAATTTATCCCGTGTCCTACCTTTTAA
- a CDS encoding DUF1987 domain-containing protein — protein MDAYYLEATPKTSKLDFNPDAETFLISGRSIPENSIEFYKPLLDWLDKYVQNPLESTIFEIKLEYFNTSSSKCLVEIFRKLEKIKEDGKSITIDWYYEEEDEDMEESGEDFKQIIKVPFKMVEIK, from the coding sequence ATGGATGCTTATTACTTAGAGGCGACACCGAAGACGTCTAAACTTGATTTTAATCCGGATGCAGAGACGTTTTTAATATCCGGTAGGTCAATTCCAGAGAATTCTATCGAGTTTTATAAGCCATTGCTCGATTGGTTGGATAAATATGTTCAAAATCCGCTCGAATCTACTATTTTTGAAATCAAATTAGAATACTTTAATACAAGTTCTTCAAAGTGTTTAGTGGAAATATTCCGTAAGCTGGAGAAAATCAAGGAAGATGGGAAATCCATTACCATTGATTGGTACTACGAAGAAGAAGATGAAGATATGGAAGAGTCTGGTGAGGACTTTAAACAGATTATTAAAGTACCATTTAAAATGGTAGAGATTAAATAA
- a CDS encoding SiaB family protein kinase: MLDTLSKFNNLKQSEELVLAYHGIITESLTNNLLTLAENKLAMVEYNSRVKKKVFNILVEVLQNIYHNQYELKNSEEPFQKIMIMVVKNPTAYEIISGNYINQSNIMQLEKRIKEINQLSNDELRAKYRIKLDEGVFSETGRAGLGIMDMVRKSGQPLDYGFKIINEDYAYFSLQVNINH; the protein is encoded by the coding sequence CTTTAAGCAAATTTAATAATCTAAAACAAAGCGAAGAGTTAGTGCTGGCTTACCATGGTATAATTACAGAAAGCCTAACTAATAATCTTTTGACCTTGGCCGAAAATAAACTGGCTATGGTAGAGTATAATTCGCGAGTTAAAAAGAAGGTTTTTAATATTTTAGTGGAAGTACTTCAGAACATTTACCATAATCAATATGAGCTTAAAAATTCAGAAGAACCCTTTCAGAAAATAATGATTATGGTAGTAAAAAATCCCACCGCCTACGAGATTATTTCTGGTAATTACATCAATCAAAGTAATATCATGCAGCTTGAAAAGCGTATTAAGGAAATAAATCAATTGTCAAATGATGAACTCAGAGCTAAGTACAGAATTAAATTAGACGAAGGCGTATTTTCTGAAACAGGAAGGGCCGGCTTAGGGATAATGGATATGGTAAGAAAATCAGGTCAGCCATTGGATTATGGTTTTAAGATCATTAATGAAGATTATGCCTATTTTAGTTTGCAAGTGAATATAAATCATTAA